The bacterium genomic interval CAGCGGCACATCGTTGCCCCAGCGTTTCCAATCCTCGCGCAATCGCTCCGTGCCCTTCGGGTCGATGTCGGCGGTGACGGCGACGACATCGGCGGACATCGAGCGCGCGAATTCCAGCGCCGCAAGCGTGCCGCGGTGCACGCCGGAAACCGGGACCACCACTTTGTGGCGGACATGGGTGGCGGGGTTCTTCCACGGCCGCGGTTCCAACCCCTCCACGGACATCAGCGCCTGCGCGTCGTCG includes:
- a CDS encoding permease, producing DDAQALMSVEGLEPRPWKNPATHVRHKVVVPVSGVHRGTLAALEFARSMSADVVAVTADIDPKGTERLREDWKRWGNDVPLVVLESPYRSTVAPLIEYLEEVDKRPADHALAVVVIPEFVPAKFWQKYLHNQTARLLKDAILYREGRKHDRIIISVPFHLSR